One genomic window of Monodelphis domestica isolate mMonDom1 chromosome 1, mMonDom1.pri, whole genome shotgun sequence includes the following:
- the PARP6 gene encoding protein mono-ADP-ribosyltransferase PARP6 isoform X2, with protein MDIKSQYWTDDDSDGDNESEEFLYGVQGSCAADLYRHPQLDADIEAVKEIYSENSVSIREYGTIDDVDIDLHINISFLDEEVSTAWKVLRTEPIVLRLRFSLSQYLDGPEPSIEVFQPSNKEGFGLGLQLKKILGMFTSQQWKHLSNDFLKTQQEKRHSWFKASGTIKKFRAGLSIFSPIPKSPSFPIIQDSMLKGKLGVPELRVGRLMNRSISCTMKNPKVEVFGYPPSPQAGLPCPQHVGLPPPARTSPLVSGHCKNIPTLEYGFLVQIMKYAEQRIPTLNEYCVVCDEQHVFQNGSMLKPAVCTRELCVFSFYTLGVMSGAAEEVATGAEVVDLLVAMCRAALESPRKSIIFEPYPSVVDPSDPKTLAFNPKKKNYERLQKALDSVMSIREMTQGSYLEIKKQMDKLDPLAHPLLQWIISSNRSHIVKLPLSRLKFMHTSHQFLLLSSPPAKEARFRTAKKLYGSTFAFHGSHIENWHSILRNGLVNASYTKLQLHGAAYGKGIYLSPISSISFGYSGMGKGQHRMPSKDELVQRYNRMNTIPQTRSIQSRFLQSRNLNCIALCEVITSKDLQKHGNIWVCPVSDHVCTRFFFVYEDGQVGDANINTQDPKIQKEIMRVIGTQVYTN; from the exons ATG GACATTAAAAGCCAGTACTGGACTGATGATGATTCAGATGGGGACAATGAGTCTGAGGAATTTCTCTATGGAGTACAG GGGAGCTGTGCGGCAGATTTATACCGACATCCACAGCTTGATGCTGACATTGAAGCTGTGAAAGAGATCTATAGTGAGAACTCAGTGTCCATCAG AGAATATGGAACCATTGATGATGTGGACATTGACCTCCACATCAACATCAGCTTCCTTGAT GAGGAAGTCTCCACAGCTTGGAAGGTCCTTCGGACAGAGCCCATTGTGTTGAGGCTGCGGTTTTCACTCTCTCAGTACCTCGATGGGCCTG AACCATCAATTGAGGTTTTTCAGCCGTCTAATAAAGAAGGGTTTGGACTGGGTCTTCAGTTGAAAAA GATCCTTGGAATGTTTACATCCCAACAATGGAAGCATCTCAGCAACGACTTCCTGAAGACTCAGCAGGAGAAGCGTCACAGTTGGTTCAAGGCAAGTGGCACCATCAAGAAATTTCGAGCAGGCCTCAGCATCTTTTCACCTATCCCCAA GTCCCCCAGTTTCCCCATTATCCAGGATTCCATGTTGAAGGGCAAACTGGGTGTGCCAGAACTGCGTGTTGGGCGCCTCATGAACCGCTCTATATCTTGTACCATGAAGAACCCCAAAGTAGAAGTGTTTGGCTACCCTCCTAGCCCCCAGGCAGGTCTCCCCTGCCCCCAGCACGTGGGCCTCCCTCCCCCAGCACGGACCTCTCCCTTG GTCAGTGGTCACTGCAAGAACATTCCCACCCTGGAGTATGGATTTCTTGTCCAG ATTATGAAGTATGCAGAGCAGCGGATTCCGACACTGAATGAGTACTGCGTTGTGTGTGATGAGCAGCATGTCTTCCAGAATGGGTCTATGCTCAAG CCAGCTGTGTGTACTCGAGAGCTCTGTGTCTTCTCCTTCTACACACTGGGGGTCATGTCTGGAGCTGCAGAGGAGGTGGCTACGGGAGCAGAG GTGGTGGATCTGCTGGTGGCTATGTGCCGGGCAGCATTAGAATCTCCCAGAAAAAGCATCATCTTTGAGCCTTACCCCTCTGTTGTGGATCCCAGTGACCCCAAGACTCTCGCCTTCAATCCCAAG AAGAAGAACTACGAGCGACTTCAGAAAGCTCTGGACAGTGTCATGTCCATTCGGGAGATGACCCAG GGCTCATATCTGGAAATCAAGAAACAGATGGACAAGCTGGATCCTTTGGCCCACCCTCTCCTGCAGTG gATTATCTCCAGCAACAGATCACATATTGTCAAGCTACCTCTCAGCAGG CTGAAGTTCATGCACACCTCTCACCAGTTCCTCCTGCTGAGCAGCCCCCCTGCCAAGGAGGCCCGGTTTCGGACGGCTAAGAAACTCTACGGCAGCACCTTTGCCTTCCA TGGGTCCCACATTGAAAACTGGCACTCGATCCTGCGCAATGGTCTGGTCAATGCATCCTACACCAAACTCCAG CTGCATGGAGCAGCGTATGGCAAAGGCATCTACCTGAGCCCCATCTCCAGTATTTCCTTTGGATACTCAG GAATGGGAAAAGGACAGCACAGGATGCCTTCTAAGGATGAGCTAGTCCAGAGATACAACCGGATGAACACTATCCCCCAG ACCCGATCCATCCAGTCCCGTTTCCTTCAGAGTCGGAATCTGAATTGTATAGCACTTTGTGAAG TAATCACGTCCAAGGACCTCCAGAAACATGGGAACATCTGGGTGTGCCCTGTGTCTGACCATGTCTGTACACGGTTCTTCTTTGT ATATGAGGATGGTCAAGTAGGTGATGCCAACATTAATACTCAGGACCCCAAGATCCAGAAGGAAATCATGCGTGTGATCGGAACTCAGGTTTACACAAACTGA
- the PARP6 gene encoding protein mono-ADP-ribosyltransferase PARP6 isoform X5 has product MDIKSQYWTDDDSDGDNESEEFLYGVQEEVSTAWKVLRTEPIVLRLRFSLSQYLDGPEPSIEVFQPSNKEGFGLGLQLKKILGMFTSQQWKHLSNDFLKTQQEKRHSWFKASGTIKKFRAGLSIFSPIPKSPSFPIIQDSMLKGKLGVPELRVGRLMNRSISCTMKNPKVEVFGYPPSPQAGLPCPQHVGLPPPARTSPLVSGHCKNIPTLEYGFLVQIMKYAEQRIPTLNEYCVVCDEQHVFQNGSMLKPAVCTRELCVFSFYTLGVMSGAAEEVATGAEVVDLLVAMCRAALESPRKSIIFEPYPSVVDPSDPKTLAFNPKKKNYERLQKALDSVMSIREMTQGSYLEIKKQMDKLDPLAHPLLQWIISSNRSHIVKLPLSRQLKFMHTSHQFLLLSSPPAKEARFRTAKKLYGSTFAFHGSHIENWHSILRNGLVNASYTKLQLHGAAYGKGIYLSPISSISFGYSGMGKGQHRMPSKDELVQRYNRMNTIPQTRSIQSRFLQSRNLNCIALCEVITSKDLQKHGNIWVCPVSDHVCTRFFFVYEDGQVGDANINTQDPKIQKEIMRVIGTQVYTN; this is encoded by the exons ATG GACATTAAAAGCCAGTACTGGACTGATGATGATTCAGATGGGGACAATGAGTCTGAGGAATTTCTCTATGGAGTACAG GAGGAAGTCTCCACAGCTTGGAAGGTCCTTCGGACAGAGCCCATTGTGTTGAGGCTGCGGTTTTCACTCTCTCAGTACCTCGATGGGCCTG AACCATCAATTGAGGTTTTTCAGCCGTCTAATAAAGAAGGGTTTGGACTGGGTCTTCAGTTGAAAAA GATCCTTGGAATGTTTACATCCCAACAATGGAAGCATCTCAGCAACGACTTCCTGAAGACTCAGCAGGAGAAGCGTCACAGTTGGTTCAAGGCAAGTGGCACCATCAAGAAATTTCGAGCAGGCCTCAGCATCTTTTCACCTATCCCCAA GTCCCCCAGTTTCCCCATTATCCAGGATTCCATGTTGAAGGGCAAACTGGGTGTGCCAGAACTGCGTGTTGGGCGCCTCATGAACCGCTCTATATCTTGTACCATGAAGAACCCCAAAGTAGAAGTGTTTGGCTACCCTCCTAGCCCCCAGGCAGGTCTCCCCTGCCCCCAGCACGTGGGCCTCCCTCCCCCAGCACGGACCTCTCCCTTG GTCAGTGGTCACTGCAAGAACATTCCCACCCTGGAGTATGGATTTCTTGTCCAG ATTATGAAGTATGCAGAGCAGCGGATTCCGACACTGAATGAGTACTGCGTTGTGTGTGATGAGCAGCATGTCTTCCAGAATGGGTCTATGCTCAAG CCAGCTGTGTGTACTCGAGAGCTCTGTGTCTTCTCCTTCTACACACTGGGGGTCATGTCTGGAGCTGCAGAGGAGGTGGCTACGGGAGCAGAG GTGGTGGATCTGCTGGTGGCTATGTGCCGGGCAGCATTAGAATCTCCCAGAAAAAGCATCATCTTTGAGCCTTACCCCTCTGTTGTGGATCCCAGTGACCCCAAGACTCTCGCCTTCAATCCCAAG AAGAAGAACTACGAGCGACTTCAGAAAGCTCTGGACAGTGTCATGTCCATTCGGGAGATGACCCAG GGCTCATATCTGGAAATCAAGAAACAGATGGACAAGCTGGATCCTTTGGCCCACCCTCTCCTGCAGTG gATTATCTCCAGCAACAGATCACATATTGTCAAGCTACCTCTCAGCAGG CAGCTGAAGTTCATGCACACCTCTCACCAGTTCCTCCTGCTGAGCAGCCCCCCTGCCAAGGAGGCCCGGTTTCGGACGGCTAAGAAACTCTACGGCAGCACCTTTGCCTTCCA TGGGTCCCACATTGAAAACTGGCACTCGATCCTGCGCAATGGTCTGGTCAATGCATCCTACACCAAACTCCAG CTGCATGGAGCAGCGTATGGCAAAGGCATCTACCTGAGCCCCATCTCCAGTATTTCCTTTGGATACTCAG GAATGGGAAAAGGACAGCACAGGATGCCTTCTAAGGATGAGCTAGTCCAGAGATACAACCGGATGAACACTATCCCCCAG ACCCGATCCATCCAGTCCCGTTTCCTTCAGAGTCGGAATCTGAATTGTATAGCACTTTGTGAAG TAATCACGTCCAAGGACCTCCAGAAACATGGGAACATCTGGGTGTGCCCTGTGTCTGACCATGTCTGTACACGGTTCTTCTTTGT ATATGAGGATGGTCAAGTAGGTGATGCCAACATTAATACTCAGGACCCCAAGATCCAGAAGGAAATCATGCGTGTGATCGGAACTCAGGTTTACACAAACTGA
- the PARP6 gene encoding protein mono-ADP-ribosyltransferase PARP6 isoform X3: MDIKSQYWTDDDSDGDNESEEFLYGVQGSCAADLYRHPQLDADIEAVKEIYSENSVSIREYGTIDDVDIDLHINISFLDEEVSTAWKVLRTEPIVLRLRFSLSQYLDGPEPSIEVFQPSNKEGFGLGLQLKKILGMFTSQQWKHLSNDFLKTQQEKRHSWFKASGTIKKFRAGLSIFSPIPKSPSFPIIQDSMLKGKLGVPELRVGRLMNRSISCTMKNPKVEVFGYPPSPQVSGHCKNIPTLEYGFLVQIMKYAEQRIPTLNEYCVVCDEQHVFQNGSMLKPAVCTRELCVFSFYTLGVMSGAAEEVATGAEVVDLLVAMCRAALESPRKSIIFEPYPSVVDPSDPKTLAFNPKKKNYERLQKALDSVMSIREMTQGSYLEIKKQMDKLDPLAHPLLQWIISSNRSHIVKLPLSRQLKFMHTSHQFLLLSSPPAKEARFRTAKKLYGSTFAFHGSHIENWHSILRNGLVNASYTKLQLHGAAYGKGIYLSPISSISFGYSGMGKGQHRMPSKDELVQRYNRMNTIPQTRSIQSRFLQSRNLNCIALCEVITSKDLQKHGNIWVCPVSDHVCTRFFFVYEDGQVGDANINTQDPKIQKEIMRVIGTQVYTN; this comes from the exons ATG GACATTAAAAGCCAGTACTGGACTGATGATGATTCAGATGGGGACAATGAGTCTGAGGAATTTCTCTATGGAGTACAG GGGAGCTGTGCGGCAGATTTATACCGACATCCACAGCTTGATGCTGACATTGAAGCTGTGAAAGAGATCTATAGTGAGAACTCAGTGTCCATCAG AGAATATGGAACCATTGATGATGTGGACATTGACCTCCACATCAACATCAGCTTCCTTGAT GAGGAAGTCTCCACAGCTTGGAAGGTCCTTCGGACAGAGCCCATTGTGTTGAGGCTGCGGTTTTCACTCTCTCAGTACCTCGATGGGCCTG AACCATCAATTGAGGTTTTTCAGCCGTCTAATAAAGAAGGGTTTGGACTGGGTCTTCAGTTGAAAAA GATCCTTGGAATGTTTACATCCCAACAATGGAAGCATCTCAGCAACGACTTCCTGAAGACTCAGCAGGAGAAGCGTCACAGTTGGTTCAAGGCAAGTGGCACCATCAAGAAATTTCGAGCAGGCCTCAGCATCTTTTCACCTATCCCCAA GTCCCCCAGTTTCCCCATTATCCAGGATTCCATGTTGAAGGGCAAACTGGGTGTGCCAGAACTGCGTGTTGGGCGCCTCATGAACCGCTCTATATCTTGTACCATGAAGAACCCCAAAGTAGAAGTGTTTGGCTACCCTCCTAGCCCCCAG GTCAGTGGTCACTGCAAGAACATTCCCACCCTGGAGTATGGATTTCTTGTCCAG ATTATGAAGTATGCAGAGCAGCGGATTCCGACACTGAATGAGTACTGCGTTGTGTGTGATGAGCAGCATGTCTTCCAGAATGGGTCTATGCTCAAG CCAGCTGTGTGTACTCGAGAGCTCTGTGTCTTCTCCTTCTACACACTGGGGGTCATGTCTGGAGCTGCAGAGGAGGTGGCTACGGGAGCAGAG GTGGTGGATCTGCTGGTGGCTATGTGCCGGGCAGCATTAGAATCTCCCAGAAAAAGCATCATCTTTGAGCCTTACCCCTCTGTTGTGGATCCCAGTGACCCCAAGACTCTCGCCTTCAATCCCAAG AAGAAGAACTACGAGCGACTTCAGAAAGCTCTGGACAGTGTCATGTCCATTCGGGAGATGACCCAG GGCTCATATCTGGAAATCAAGAAACAGATGGACAAGCTGGATCCTTTGGCCCACCCTCTCCTGCAGTG gATTATCTCCAGCAACAGATCACATATTGTCAAGCTACCTCTCAGCAGG CAGCTGAAGTTCATGCACACCTCTCACCAGTTCCTCCTGCTGAGCAGCCCCCCTGCCAAGGAGGCCCGGTTTCGGACGGCTAAGAAACTCTACGGCAGCACCTTTGCCTTCCA TGGGTCCCACATTGAAAACTGGCACTCGATCCTGCGCAATGGTCTGGTCAATGCATCCTACACCAAACTCCAG CTGCATGGAGCAGCGTATGGCAAAGGCATCTACCTGAGCCCCATCTCCAGTATTTCCTTTGGATACTCAG GAATGGGAAAAGGACAGCACAGGATGCCTTCTAAGGATGAGCTAGTCCAGAGATACAACCGGATGAACACTATCCCCCAG ACCCGATCCATCCAGTCCCGTTTCCTTCAGAGTCGGAATCTGAATTGTATAGCACTTTGTGAAG TAATCACGTCCAAGGACCTCCAGAAACATGGGAACATCTGGGTGTGCCCTGTGTCTGACCATGTCTGTACACGGTTCTTCTTTGT ATATGAGGATGGTCAAGTAGGTGATGCCAACATTAATACTCAGGACCCCAAGATCCAGAAGGAAATCATGCGTGTGATCGGAACTCAGGTTTACACAAACTGA
- the PARP6 gene encoding protein mono-ADP-ribosyltransferase PARP6 isoform X1, with protein MDIKSQYWTDDDSDGDNESEEFLYGVQGSCAADLYRHPQLDADIEAVKEIYSENSVSIREYGTIDDVDIDLHINISFLDEEVSTAWKVLRTEPIVLRLRFSLSQYLDGPEPSIEVFQPSNKEGFGLGLQLKKILGMFTSQQWKHLSNDFLKTQQEKRHSWFKASGTIKKFRAGLSIFSPIPKSPSFPIIQDSMLKGKLGVPELRVGRLMNRSISCTMKNPKVEVFGYPPSPQAGLPCPQHVGLPPPARTSPLVSGHCKNIPTLEYGFLVQIMKYAEQRIPTLNEYCVVCDEQHVFQNGSMLKPAVCTRELCVFSFYTLGVMSGAAEEVATGAEVVDLLVAMCRAALESPRKSIIFEPYPSVVDPSDPKTLAFNPKKKNYERLQKALDSVMSIREMTQGSYLEIKKQMDKLDPLAHPLLQWIISSNRSHIVKLPLSRQLKFMHTSHQFLLLSSPPAKEARFRTAKKLYGSTFAFHGSHIENWHSILRNGLVNASYTKLQLHGAAYGKGIYLSPISSISFGYSGMGKGQHRMPSKDELVQRYNRMNTIPQTRSIQSRFLQSRNLNCIALCEVITSKDLQKHGNIWVCPVSDHVCTRFFFVYEDGQVGDANINTQDPKIQKEIMRVIGTQVYTN; from the exons ATG GACATTAAAAGCCAGTACTGGACTGATGATGATTCAGATGGGGACAATGAGTCTGAGGAATTTCTCTATGGAGTACAG GGGAGCTGTGCGGCAGATTTATACCGACATCCACAGCTTGATGCTGACATTGAAGCTGTGAAAGAGATCTATAGTGAGAACTCAGTGTCCATCAG AGAATATGGAACCATTGATGATGTGGACATTGACCTCCACATCAACATCAGCTTCCTTGAT GAGGAAGTCTCCACAGCTTGGAAGGTCCTTCGGACAGAGCCCATTGTGTTGAGGCTGCGGTTTTCACTCTCTCAGTACCTCGATGGGCCTG AACCATCAATTGAGGTTTTTCAGCCGTCTAATAAAGAAGGGTTTGGACTGGGTCTTCAGTTGAAAAA GATCCTTGGAATGTTTACATCCCAACAATGGAAGCATCTCAGCAACGACTTCCTGAAGACTCAGCAGGAGAAGCGTCACAGTTGGTTCAAGGCAAGTGGCACCATCAAGAAATTTCGAGCAGGCCTCAGCATCTTTTCACCTATCCCCAA GTCCCCCAGTTTCCCCATTATCCAGGATTCCATGTTGAAGGGCAAACTGGGTGTGCCAGAACTGCGTGTTGGGCGCCTCATGAACCGCTCTATATCTTGTACCATGAAGAACCCCAAAGTAGAAGTGTTTGGCTACCCTCCTAGCCCCCAGGCAGGTCTCCCCTGCCCCCAGCACGTGGGCCTCCCTCCCCCAGCACGGACCTCTCCCTTG GTCAGTGGTCACTGCAAGAACATTCCCACCCTGGAGTATGGATTTCTTGTCCAG ATTATGAAGTATGCAGAGCAGCGGATTCCGACACTGAATGAGTACTGCGTTGTGTGTGATGAGCAGCATGTCTTCCAGAATGGGTCTATGCTCAAG CCAGCTGTGTGTACTCGAGAGCTCTGTGTCTTCTCCTTCTACACACTGGGGGTCATGTCTGGAGCTGCAGAGGAGGTGGCTACGGGAGCAGAG GTGGTGGATCTGCTGGTGGCTATGTGCCGGGCAGCATTAGAATCTCCCAGAAAAAGCATCATCTTTGAGCCTTACCCCTCTGTTGTGGATCCCAGTGACCCCAAGACTCTCGCCTTCAATCCCAAG AAGAAGAACTACGAGCGACTTCAGAAAGCTCTGGACAGTGTCATGTCCATTCGGGAGATGACCCAG GGCTCATATCTGGAAATCAAGAAACAGATGGACAAGCTGGATCCTTTGGCCCACCCTCTCCTGCAGTG gATTATCTCCAGCAACAGATCACATATTGTCAAGCTACCTCTCAGCAGG CAGCTGAAGTTCATGCACACCTCTCACCAGTTCCTCCTGCTGAGCAGCCCCCCTGCCAAGGAGGCCCGGTTTCGGACGGCTAAGAAACTCTACGGCAGCACCTTTGCCTTCCA TGGGTCCCACATTGAAAACTGGCACTCGATCCTGCGCAATGGTCTGGTCAATGCATCCTACACCAAACTCCAG CTGCATGGAGCAGCGTATGGCAAAGGCATCTACCTGAGCCCCATCTCCAGTATTTCCTTTGGATACTCAG GAATGGGAAAAGGACAGCACAGGATGCCTTCTAAGGATGAGCTAGTCCAGAGATACAACCGGATGAACACTATCCCCCAG ACCCGATCCATCCAGTCCCGTTTCCTTCAGAGTCGGAATCTGAATTGTATAGCACTTTGTGAAG TAATCACGTCCAAGGACCTCCAGAAACATGGGAACATCTGGGTGTGCCCTGTGTCTGACCATGTCTGTACACGGTTCTTCTTTGT ATATGAGGATGGTCAAGTAGGTGATGCCAACATTAATACTCAGGACCCCAAGATCCAGAAGGAAATCATGCGTGTGATCGGAACTCAGGTTTACACAAACTGA
- the PARP6 gene encoding protein mono-ADP-ribosyltransferase PARP6 isoform X4, producing MDIKSQYWTDDDSDGDNESEEFLYGVQGSCAADLYRHPQLDADIEAVKEIYSENSVSIREYGTIDDVDIDLHINISFLDEEVSTAWKVLRTEPIVLRLRFSLSQYLDGPEPSIEVFQPSNKEGFGLGLQLKKILGMFTSQQWKHLSNDFLKTQQEKRHSWFKASGTIKKFRAGLSIFSPIPKSPSFPIIQDSMLKGKLGVPELRVGRLMNRSISCTMKNPKVEVFGYPPSPQVSGHCKNIPTLEYGFLVQIMKYAEQRIPTLNEYCVVCDEQHVFQNGSMLKPAVCTRELCVFSFYTLGVMSGAAEEVATGAEVVDLLVAMCRAALESPRKSIIFEPYPSVVDPSDPKTLAFNPKKKNYERLQKALDSVMSIREMTQGSYLEIKKQMDKLDPLAHPLLQWIISSNRSHIVKLPLSRLKFMHTSHQFLLLSSPPAKEARFRTAKKLYGSTFAFHGSHIENWHSILRNGLVNASYTKLQLHGAAYGKGIYLSPISSISFGYSGMGKGQHRMPSKDELVQRYNRMNTIPQTRSIQSRFLQSRNLNCIALCEVITSKDLQKHGNIWVCPVSDHVCTRFFFVYEDGQVGDANINTQDPKIQKEIMRVIGTQVYTN from the exons ATG GACATTAAAAGCCAGTACTGGACTGATGATGATTCAGATGGGGACAATGAGTCTGAGGAATTTCTCTATGGAGTACAG GGGAGCTGTGCGGCAGATTTATACCGACATCCACAGCTTGATGCTGACATTGAAGCTGTGAAAGAGATCTATAGTGAGAACTCAGTGTCCATCAG AGAATATGGAACCATTGATGATGTGGACATTGACCTCCACATCAACATCAGCTTCCTTGAT GAGGAAGTCTCCACAGCTTGGAAGGTCCTTCGGACAGAGCCCATTGTGTTGAGGCTGCGGTTTTCACTCTCTCAGTACCTCGATGGGCCTG AACCATCAATTGAGGTTTTTCAGCCGTCTAATAAAGAAGGGTTTGGACTGGGTCTTCAGTTGAAAAA GATCCTTGGAATGTTTACATCCCAACAATGGAAGCATCTCAGCAACGACTTCCTGAAGACTCAGCAGGAGAAGCGTCACAGTTGGTTCAAGGCAAGTGGCACCATCAAGAAATTTCGAGCAGGCCTCAGCATCTTTTCACCTATCCCCAA GTCCCCCAGTTTCCCCATTATCCAGGATTCCATGTTGAAGGGCAAACTGGGTGTGCCAGAACTGCGTGTTGGGCGCCTCATGAACCGCTCTATATCTTGTACCATGAAGAACCCCAAAGTAGAAGTGTTTGGCTACCCTCCTAGCCCCCAG GTCAGTGGTCACTGCAAGAACATTCCCACCCTGGAGTATGGATTTCTTGTCCAG ATTATGAAGTATGCAGAGCAGCGGATTCCGACACTGAATGAGTACTGCGTTGTGTGTGATGAGCAGCATGTCTTCCAGAATGGGTCTATGCTCAAG CCAGCTGTGTGTACTCGAGAGCTCTGTGTCTTCTCCTTCTACACACTGGGGGTCATGTCTGGAGCTGCAGAGGAGGTGGCTACGGGAGCAGAG GTGGTGGATCTGCTGGTGGCTATGTGCCGGGCAGCATTAGAATCTCCCAGAAAAAGCATCATCTTTGAGCCTTACCCCTCTGTTGTGGATCCCAGTGACCCCAAGACTCTCGCCTTCAATCCCAAG AAGAAGAACTACGAGCGACTTCAGAAAGCTCTGGACAGTGTCATGTCCATTCGGGAGATGACCCAG GGCTCATATCTGGAAATCAAGAAACAGATGGACAAGCTGGATCCTTTGGCCCACCCTCTCCTGCAGTG gATTATCTCCAGCAACAGATCACATATTGTCAAGCTACCTCTCAGCAGG CTGAAGTTCATGCACACCTCTCACCAGTTCCTCCTGCTGAGCAGCCCCCCTGCCAAGGAGGCCCGGTTTCGGACGGCTAAGAAACTCTACGGCAGCACCTTTGCCTTCCA TGGGTCCCACATTGAAAACTGGCACTCGATCCTGCGCAATGGTCTGGTCAATGCATCCTACACCAAACTCCAG CTGCATGGAGCAGCGTATGGCAAAGGCATCTACCTGAGCCCCATCTCCAGTATTTCCTTTGGATACTCAG GAATGGGAAAAGGACAGCACAGGATGCCTTCTAAGGATGAGCTAGTCCAGAGATACAACCGGATGAACACTATCCCCCAG ACCCGATCCATCCAGTCCCGTTTCCTTCAGAGTCGGAATCTGAATTGTATAGCACTTTGTGAAG TAATCACGTCCAAGGACCTCCAGAAACATGGGAACATCTGGGTGTGCCCTGTGTCTGACCATGTCTGTACACGGTTCTTCTTTGT ATATGAGGATGGTCAAGTAGGTGATGCCAACATTAATACTCAGGACCCCAAGATCCAGAAGGAAATCATGCGTGTGATCGGAACTCAGGTTTACACAAACTGA